Proteins from a single region of Flavobacterium sp. YJ01:
- a CDS encoding HlyD family efflux transporter periplasmic adaptor subunit, whose amino-acid sequence MILILTVLIFLGLLPLIKIDISSQSRGIIRSKIDNVPVATIVSGRINWIALKNNAFVKKGDTLLKISTENLESDKRTQDTLSSSVLLLLSDVSNLLQNKPSKLQTSTAREDLFKFQSAKNELQSKISHAQLNYDRNKILFDKDIIAKADFEKYEYELRLAKQALQSFISQQKSTWENQKRDLEERLKNLNGTVAKINVEANNYFVLAPISGTIENFSGIQKGSFVNVSQSIATISSPDHLIVENNVSPNDIGLIMKNQKVKIQLDAFNYNQWGLLEGKVIDIDQNITTQGEQVFFKVRCVLDSKTLHLKSGYKTDVSKGMTLTTRYIITRRSLFDLLFDKIDNWLNPKQLSAKK is encoded by the coding sequence TTGATTTTAATTTTAACCGTTCTGATTTTCTTGGGATTATTGCCTTTAATTAAAATTGACATCAGTAGTCAGAGCCGAGGTATTATTAGAAGTAAGATAGATAATGTTCCTGTTGCAACAATTGTAAGTGGCAGGATAAATTGGATAGCATTAAAAAATAATGCTTTTGTAAAAAAAGGAGATACACTTTTAAAGATCTCTACAGAAAATTTGGAAAGCGATAAAAGAACTCAAGATACGTTGTCAAGTTCTGTTTTGCTATTGTTAAGTGATGTTTCAAATCTTTTACAAAATAAGCCATCAAAATTGCAGACATCCACAGCGCGTGAAGATTTATTTAAATTTCAATCTGCAAAAAATGAACTGCAAAGCAAAATCTCTCACGCTCAGTTAAATTATGACCGAAATAAGATTTTGTTCGATAAAGATATTATAGCAAAAGCAGATTTTGAAAAATATGAATATGAGTTGCGCTTAGCCAAACAAGCATTGCAAAGTTTTATAAGTCAGCAAAAATCAACATGGGAAAATCAGAAGAGAGATTTAGAAGAACGATTAAAAAATCTTAATGGAACTGTTGCAAAAATAAACGTTGAGGCGAATAATTATTTTGTTTTGGCTCCTATTTCGGGAACTATAGAAAACTTTTCAGGGATTCAAAAAGGTTCTTTTGTAAACGTATCGCAATCTATTGCAACAATTTCTTCTCCAGACCATCTTATTGTTGAGAATAATGTTTCTCCAAACGATATTGGTTTGATTATGAAAAATCAAAAAGTAAAAATTCAATTAGATGCTTTCAATTATAACCAATGGGGTTTATTAGAAGGGAAAGTAATTGACATTGACCAAAATATAACAACACAGGGAGAGCAGGTTTTTTTTAAAGTTCGCTGTGTATTAGATTCTAAAACTTTGCACCTAAAATCGGGTTACAAGACTGATGTTTCAAAAGGAATGACCTTAACCACAAGATATATAATTACGCGCCGAAGTTTATTCGATTTGCTATTTGACAAAATAGACAATTGGCTAAACCCGAAACAATTATCAGCTAAAAAATAA
- a CDS encoding DUF3267 domain-containing protein — translation MKEISIDSKKVQILGMLISVPIILLFLFVLYLTWNEIFTANLKAVKQTLQLFDNKKLNVLLILLVPNLIICVGILVHEIIHGIFMALFSKKGWQSVKFGFIKKYLMPFANCTEPLESKKMLVVALAPFFILGLLPSIYGFLYHNLTFLFIGFSMTLGAIGDFIYAYLILKAGLNHKLLDHKSKVGFMIID, via the coding sequence ATGAAAGAAATCTCTATTGATTCTAAAAAAGTACAAATTTTAGGAATGCTAATAAGTGTTCCAATTATTTTGCTTTTCCTATTTGTTTTGTATTTGACATGGAATGAGATTTTTACAGCGAATTTGAAAGCAGTAAAGCAAACATTACAGCTTTTTGATAATAAAAAACTAAATGTGCTTTTAATTTTATTGGTTCCCAATTTAATTATTTGCGTAGGTATACTTGTGCATGAAATTATACATGGGATTTTCATGGCACTTTTTTCAAAAAAAGGATGGCAATCGGTAAAATTTGGTTTCATTAAGAAATATTTAATGCCTTTTGCAAATTGTACAGAACCGTTAGAATCCAAGAAAATGTTAGTTGTTGCACTTGCACCATTTTTTATTCTTGGCTTATTGCCTTCAATTTATGGATTTCTTTATCATAATTTGACTTTCTTATTTATTGGCTTTTCGATGACTTTAGGTGCAATCGGGGATTTTATCTATGCTTATTTAATATTAAAAGCGGGTTTAAATCATAAATTATTAGATCATAAGAGCAAAGTCGGTTTTATGATTATAGATTAA
- a CDS encoding class IIb bacteriocin, lactobin A/cerein 7B family gives MMNLIELNVSPLSTQEMIDIDGGILIGLVIVCFAAGMACALLL, from the coding sequence ATGATGAACTTAATTGAATTAAATGTTTCTCCATTATCAACTCAAGAGATGATTGATATTGATGGAGGTATACTGATTGGGCTGGTTATAGTATGTTTTGCTGCAGGTATGGCTTGCGCGTTATTGCTTTAA
- a CDS encoding class IIb bacteriocin, lactobin A/cerein 7B family, protein MELTLVSLKDYGLVELSTQESQEIEGGIAPLLVYGGAWCVGFAVGCAIAYYYS, encoded by the coding sequence ATGGAACTAACATTAGTGAGTTTAAAAGATTATGGTTTAGTTGAATTAAGCACTCAGGAGTCACAAGAAATAGAAGGTGGCATTGCACCCTTATTAGTATATGGAGGTGCATGGTGCGTAGGTTTTGCTGTGGGTTGTGCAATTGCATATTATTATTCTTAA
- the rseP gene encoding RIP metalloprotease RseP — MDIVIKLSQFLLSLSLLIILHELGHFIPAKLFKTRVEKFYLFFDVKYSLFKKKIGETEYGIGWLPLGGYVKISGMIDESMDKEQMALPPQPWEFRTKPAWQRLIIMLGGVTVNFILAFIIYIGMAFAYGDTYIANADLKDGVSIENPAMIKAGFKTGDKIISIDGKTVENYDSDMNMNVIMAKHVLIERDGKQQTITMPTDFVDQLSKTEKGLLIGIRRPFAISQVAEDSPNQNLKPKDLILSLNGQKIKYFDEAKAVLETNKGKQIPAVVLRDLKETPITLKVTNDGKLGVVSGGLDMKSLEKLGYYKISTKKYGFFESIPVGLEKGKDQLVGYGKQLKMIFNPETKAYKQVGGFAAIFNIFPTSWSWEVFWSITALLSIMLGVMNLLPIPALDGGHVMFLLYEMISGKKPSDKFLENAQMVGFVLLISLLLFANGNDIYKAIVGK, encoded by the coding sequence ATGGATATAGTTATCAAACTCTCTCAATTTCTATTGAGTTTATCTTTACTTATTATTCTGCATGAATTAGGGCATTTTATCCCTGCTAAATTATTTAAAACTAGAGTCGAAAAATTTTATTTATTTTTTGATGTTAAATATTCACTTTTCAAAAAGAAAATCGGAGAAACAGAATACGGTATCGGATGGCTTCCGTTGGGAGGTTATGTGAAAATTTCTGGAATGATTGACGAAAGTATGGACAAAGAGCAAATGGCTTTGCCTCCACAACCTTGGGAATTTCGTACTAAACCAGCTTGGCAGCGTTTAATTATTATGCTTGGCGGCGTTACCGTAAACTTTATATTAGCTTTTATCATCTATATAGGTATGGCTTTTGCTTACGGCGATACTTATATTGCAAATGCTGACTTAAAAGATGGTGTTTCTATTGAAAATCCTGCGATGATTAAAGCTGGTTTTAAAACTGGAGACAAAATTATTTCTATTGACGGAAAAACAGTAGAAAATTACGACAGCGATATGAACATGAATGTTATTATGGCAAAGCATGTTTTGATAGAAAGAGATGGAAAACAACAGACTATTACTATGCCAACTGATTTCGTTGATCAGCTTTCTAAAACAGAAAAAGGACTTCTTATCGGAATACGCAGACCTTTTGCAATTAGTCAAGTGGCTGAAGATTCTCCAAACCAAAATTTAAAACCAAAAGATTTAATTCTTTCTCTTAACGGACAAAAAATTAAATATTTTGATGAAGCAAAAGCGGTTTTAGAAACTAACAAAGGAAAACAAATTCCTGCTGTTGTTTTACGTGATTTAAAAGAAACTCCAATTACTTTAAAAGTTACTAATGACGGAAAATTGGGTGTTGTTTCTGGTGGTTTAGACATGAAATCTTTAGAGAAATTAGGATACTATAAAATCAGTACTAAAAAATATGGTTTCTTCGAATCTATTCCAGTTGGTCTTGAAAAAGGAAAAGATCAATTAGTAGGTTACGGAAAACAATTGAAAATGATTTTTAATCCAGAAACTAAAGCTTACAAACAAGTTGGTGGTTTTGCAGCAATTTTCAATATTTTTCCTACTTCTTGGAGCTGGGAAGTTTTCTGGTCAATCACTGCTTTGTTGTCAATTATGCTTGGAGTTATGAATTTATTGCCAATTCCAGCACTTGATGGTGGTCATGTGATGTTTTTATTGTACGAAATGATTAGCGGCAAAAAACCGAGCGATAAATTCCTAGAGAATGCGCAAATGGTTGGTTTTGTTTTACTTATTTCACTACTACTATTTGCTAACGGAAACGACATTTACAAAGCAATTGTAGGCAAGTAA
- a CDS encoding GIY-YIG nuclease family protein, which yields MNHIVYILHSKKLNRYYIGYTTNFELRLEFYKNSPSNKFTANANDWVLFLNFNCNDKTQALSIEKHIKKMKSKTYIENLIRYPEIIDKLLIKYRIEC from the coding sequence ATGAATCATATTGTATATATCTTACATTCAAAAAAACTTAATCGATATTACATTGGTTACACAACTAATTTTGAATTAAGATTGGAGTTTTACAAAAATTCACCTTCTAACAAATTTACAGCAAATGCAAACGACTGGGTATTGTTTCTTAATTTTAACTGTAATGATAAAACTCAAGCGCTCTCGATAGAAAAGCACATTAAAAAAATGAAGAGCAAAACATACATTGAAAATTTAATACGATATCCAGAAATAATTGACAAACTTCTAATAAAATACAGAATCGAATGTTAA
- a CDS encoding C1 family peptidase gives MNTFSFKSMFAASVFLAGTAGCFAQDILVNSLKLNASDKSKENFKFTEVINLGTTSVKTQGSSGTCWSYSTNSFLESEMIRLGKQPVELSQIYSARNVYVEKGINYVRMHGAITLGDGGALHDVINMYKKYGTVPREVYTGLNYGTDKNKFGEMAALIEGVLSAVVKNPNGELTPNWQKAYAAVIDSYLGKVPENFNYKGKNYTPQSFAKEVVGINPDEYIEMSSFTNTPYYQKTTMMVPDNWSLDQVYNVKLNDMTDVIDNALKKGYTVAWATDVSEKTFSWKNGVAYVATKKFDDMTAEEKADLFNGPKAEPEITPEMRQAAFDNYTTTDDHGMHIIGLAKDQTGKEYYIVKNSWGETNDYKGFLFVTKNFVKYKTTALLVNKGGIPAEIAKKLGV, from the coding sequence ATGAATACATTTTCATTCAAATCAATGTTTGCAGCTTCAGTATTTTTGGCTGGAACAGCAGGCTGTTTTGCGCAAGACATTTTAGTAAATTCACTAAAATTAAACGCTAGCGACAAAAGTAAAGAGAACTTTAAATTTACAGAAGTAATTAACTTAGGAACAACCTCAGTAAAAACTCAAGGTTCGTCTGGAACTTGCTGGAGTTACTCAACAAACTCATTCTTAGAGTCAGAAATGATTCGTTTAGGAAAACAGCCAGTAGAATTATCTCAAATTTATTCTGCAAGAAATGTATATGTTGAAAAAGGAATTAACTACGTTCGTATGCATGGAGCAATTACTTTAGGTGATGGTGGAGCTTTGCACGACGTAATTAATATGTATAAAAAATACGGAACTGTTCCGAGAGAAGTTTACACAGGTTTAAATTACGGAACAGACAAAAATAAATTTGGCGAAATGGCAGCTCTTATCGAAGGCGTTTTATCAGCGGTTGTTAAAAATCCGAATGGAGAATTAACACCAAACTGGCAAAAAGCGTATGCAGCTGTTATTGATTCTTATTTAGGAAAAGTGCCAGAAAACTTCAATTATAAAGGAAAAAACTACACGCCACAATCTTTTGCTAAAGAAGTAGTAGGTATTAATCCAGATGAGTATATAGAAATGTCTTCTTTTACAAATACGCCATACTACCAAAAAACAACTATGATGGTGCCAGACAACTGGTCGTTGGATCAAGTTTACAATGTAAAATTGAACGACATGACAGATGTTATCGACAATGCATTGAAAAAAGGATATACAGTTGCTTGGGCAACAGATGTTAGTGAGAAAACATTCAGCTGGAAAAATGGTGTAGCTTATGTTGCAACTAAAAAATTCGACGATATGACTGCAGAAGAAAAAGCAGACTTATTTAACGGACCAAAAGCAGAACCAGAAATTACTCCAGAAATGCGTCAAGCTGCGTTTGATAACTACACAACAACAGACGACCACGGAATGCACATTATTGGTTTAGCAAAAGACCAAACTGGAAAAGAATACTATATCGTAAAAAATTCTTGGGGAGAAACAAACGACTACAAAGGTTTCTTGTTTGTAACTAAGAACTTCGTGAAATATAAAACTACTGCATTACTAGTAAACAAAGGAGGAATTCCTGCTGAGATTGCTAAGAAATTAGGGGTTTAA
- a CDS encoding BamA/TamA family outer membrane protein, translating into MKNRKLSRKNILFSLLILLSFNTLSAQKYHISVKDSLDGAFDLSDYIIYAHGFIVVPTIITEPALGNIGGALVPIFLKKHAPVIEEDGKKRIVSPDITGGIGMYTGNKSWMVGAFRSATLVKPRILYRVAAGYGDVNLSFYANNRPNLPDEEFKLNFRSTIFYTQWLKQFKNAKWSAGPQYLFLNSKINLPDFNLPPPFVKPGDIKSTVSQFGGAIQFDGRDNIFTPDKGIRIQSDFFWSDNAIGSDYDAWRVNLSAIGYYPLAKTLIGGLRVEGEQAFGSPPFYLRPGINLRGIPAARYQGKTSIVTEAELRWDFYKRWSIMGFGGLASAFNDWDQAFAKPVVYSYGTGFRYLVARKFKLRMGVDVAKGNEDWAYYIVFGSNWMR; encoded by the coding sequence ATGAAAAACAGAAAACTATCAAGAAAAAATATCTTATTCTCCCTTTTGATTCTTTTGTCATTTAATACTTTAAGTGCGCAGAAATATCATATCAGTGTAAAAGATTCTTTAGATGGAGCTTTCGATTTGAGTGACTACATTATTTACGCACATGGTTTTATTGTTGTCCCGACAATTATTACAGAGCCCGCTTTAGGAAATATTGGAGGTGCATTGGTTCCCATTTTTTTAAAAAAACATGCGCCAGTAATAGAGGAAGATGGAAAAAAACGTATTGTAAGTCCAGATATAACGGGAGGAATCGGAATGTACACTGGAAACAAAAGTTGGATGGTAGGAGCTTTTCGTTCTGCGACACTCGTAAAACCTAGAATATTATATCGTGTTGCGGCAGGATATGGAGATGTAAATCTTTCGTTTTACGCAAACAACAGACCAAATCTTCCAGACGAAGAATTTAAACTCAATTTTAGATCTACGATTTTTTATACACAATGGCTCAAACAATTTAAAAATGCAAAATGGAGTGCAGGTCCGCAGTATTTATTTTTAAACTCTAAAATCAATCTGCCCGATTTTAATCTGCCGCCGCCATTTGTGAAACCTGGCGATATCAAAAGTACGGTGAGTCAGTTTGGAGGAGCAATTCAGTTTGATGGACGTGACAATATATTTACACCAGATAAAGGAATTAGGATTCAATCTGATTTCTTTTGGTCAGACAACGCAATAGGAAGCGACTACGATGCCTGGCGCGTTAATTTATCAGCAATAGGATATTATCCATTAGCAAAAACATTAATTGGCGGACTAAGGGTAGAAGGAGAGCAGGCGTTTGGGAGTCCGCCTTTTTATTTAAGGCCAGGAATTAACCTGAGAGGAATTCCCGCAGCACGTTATCAAGGAAAAACAAGCATTGTAACCGAAGCCGAACTAAGATGGGACTTTTATAAAAGATGGAGCATTATGGGATTTGGTGGACTTGCAAGTGCTTTTAACGATTGGGATCAGGCTTTTGCAAAACCCGTTGTTTACAGCTACGGAACAGGTTTTAGATACCTAGTTGCTCGAAAATTTAAACTCAGAATGGGAGTAGATGTTGCAAAAGGAAATGAAGATTGGGCTTACTATATCGTTTTTGGAAGCAATTGGATGCGATAG
- a CDS encoding transporter, which produces MKEKNNYSKKMLQSALLVITLFVSFIGNAQLKGGHILGAMGLQSGTQAPENTFSVYVPAYIYTANCLRNGDGDKIGNPDLTMFITGVGANYVSNFKILGANYGATILLAGASNTIQGSYIDSKSSFAFTDMYVQPIQLGWHNKKADFVFSYQMYIPTGKYELGGSDNSGLGMFMNEFSAGTTLFFNEKKTFHFSALAAYEINGKKKDTDIKTGDILSIEGGLGKTFYCMNAEKTAPKGILNAGLIYYFQYKVSDDKIPVGSFLVLEPDKDHVSALGAEVNYLHIGCMTQAGFRWVSELGAVNRFQGNTFFITLAHVFSLKKK; this is translated from the coding sequence ATGAAAGAAAAAAATAATTATTCGAAAAAAATGCTGCAATCTGCTTTATTAGTAATCACGCTATTCGTTTCCTTTATTGGAAATGCGCAATTGAAAGGCGGTCATATTTTAGGAGCAATGGGACTACAATCAGGAACTCAAGCTCCAGAAAACACTTTTAGTGTCTATGTGCCAGCATATATTTATACCGCAAATTGCTTGCGTAATGGAGACGGAGATAAAATTGGAAATCCAGACTTAACAATGTTTATAACAGGTGTTGGAGCTAATTATGTAAGTAATTTTAAAATTCTAGGAGCCAATTACGGAGCAACTATTTTGCTGGCTGGAGCTTCAAATACTATTCAAGGAAGTTATATCGATTCTAAAAGTAGCTTTGCCTTTACAGATATGTATGTGCAACCCATTCAATTAGGCTGGCACAACAAAAAAGCCGATTTTGTTTTTAGTTATCAAATGTATATTCCGACTGGGAAGTATGAACTTGGAGGTAGCGATAACAGTGGATTGGGAATGTTTATGAACGAATTCTCGGCAGGAACGACTTTGTTTTTTAACGAAAAGAAAACATTCCATTTTTCTGCATTAGCGGCGTATGAAATCAATGGAAAAAAGAAAGATACTGATATAAAAACAGGCGATATTTTAAGTATTGAAGGAGGTTTAGGGAAGACATTTTATTGTATGAATGCAGAAAAAACGGCTCCAAAAGGAATCTTAAACGCAGGATTAATCTACTATTTCCAGTATAAAGTTTCAGACGATAAAATTCCAGTTGGAAGTTTCCTTGTTCTTGAACCAGACAAAGATCATGTAAGCGCGCTAGGAGCTGAGGTTAATTATCTTCATATTGGCTGTATGACGCAAGCAGGTTTTAGATGGGTTTCAGAACTTGGAGCGGTCAATAGATTTCAGGGAAATACTTTTTTCATCACTCTAGCACATGTTTTCAGTTTAAAGAAAAAATAA
- a CDS encoding helix-turn-helix domain-containing protein, giving the protein MIDILLSLFFFIATIAGFATALMVLLSRKNYSKSFFLGVFLLSLAVVSIYNFYLSANIFKTFPDLITITKAFIFLTAPCSFLYVRNILSLKKSFRKYDWLHFMPFIIYFGLTIIVYIGSFTNIKAIGYLANIIKNPFSILTLTLWLCYVFFQTMLILNYDLKKFKGNQFHRSKVINWIKVYNLMILFLFSALFVHHFLLKKVAAVDISCYVLISSVLFFTVGWLYFRPNIFHDEEETFEFVVDNAILVKSKETKNVIPITNELTPEKKEDYLLKLDYVLNSKNLFLKKDCVIRDLSDETGISVHHLSNLINSEFGLHFQDYINLKRIEYFKDKINDPEWKDLSLEGMAWGSGFKSRTTCFRAFIKHTGKSPSEYFKTIRINPDRTGAYYFK; this is encoded by the coding sequence ATGATCGATATTTTACTTTCGCTATTCTTCTTTATAGCTACAATTGCCGGTTTTGCTACAGCTTTAATGGTTCTTTTATCGAGGAAGAACTATTCAAAAAGTTTCTTTTTGGGTGTTTTCTTACTGAGTCTTGCAGTAGTAAGTATTTATAATTTTTATTTATCAGCTAATATCTTTAAGACTTTTCCAGATTTGATTACAATTACAAAAGCGTTTATTTTTCTAACTGCTCCTTGCTCTTTTCTGTATGTTAGAAATATTTTGTCTCTTAAAAAAAGCTTTAGAAAATATGATTGGCTGCATTTTATGCCGTTCATTATATATTTTGGTTTAACTATAATTGTCTACATCGGAAGTTTTACAAATATAAAAGCGATTGGTTACCTTGCAAACATCATTAAAAATCCATTTTCAATTCTTACGCTTACACTTTGGCTTTGCTATGTTTTTTTTCAAACCATGTTGATTTTAAACTATGATCTGAAAAAATTCAAAGGAAACCAATTTCACAGAAGCAAAGTAATCAATTGGATTAAGGTTTATAACCTGATGATTTTATTCTTGTTTTCGGCGCTTTTCGTGCATCATTTTCTTCTCAAAAAAGTTGCGGCTGTAGATATTTCCTGTTATGTGTTAATTTCATCTGTTTTGTTTTTTACAGTCGGTTGGCTTTATTTTAGACCGAATATTTTTCATGACGAAGAAGAAACATTCGAATTTGTAGTTGATAATGCCATCCTTGTTAAATCTAAGGAAACAAAAAATGTAATTCCGATAACAAACGAGTTGACTCCTGAAAAAAAAGAAGATTATCTTTTGAAATTAGATTATGTCTTGAATTCTAAAAATCTCTTCCTGAAAAAAGATTGTGTAATCAGAGATTTATCAGACGAAACCGGAATTTCGGTTCATCATTTATCTAATTTGATCAATTCTGAATTCGGACTTCATTTTCAGGATTATATCAATCTTAAAAGGATAGAATATTTTAAAGATAAAATAAATGATCCAGAATGGAAAGATTTATCATTAGAAGGAATGGCTTGGGGTTCTGGGTTTAAATCTCGAACAACTTGTTTTAGAGCATTTATAAAACATACCGGAAAATCTCCTTCTGAATACTTTAAAACAATTAGAATAAATCCAGATCGAACAGGCGCTTACTATTTTAAGTAG
- a CDS encoding DUF4136 domain-containing protein — protein sequence MNIKRTNLRIIPMLFLGLIYSCSPTVKVTNDYDHSANFSEYKTFAVYDLKAQEGQVNQLNVDRVTKAIRNEMLAKGFTESDNPDFKVNAVSILKNKTSVSSNTNFYGYGGMYRPYGYWGGGAMMGGANTTFNTYDYVDGSLVIDVVSTKTGKLIWQGVGNSEIDSKPDNPEEFINGAINKILAGFPPGAEKK from the coding sequence ATGAATATTAAAAGAACAAATCTTCGTATCATCCCAATGTTGTTTTTGGGTTTAATTTACAGCTGTTCTCCAACTGTAAAGGTTACAAATGACTATGACCATTCAGCAAATTTTAGTGAATACAAAACCTTTGCGGTTTATGATTTAAAGGCGCAAGAAGGGCAGGTTAATCAATTGAATGTTGACCGTGTAACAAAAGCAATTCGAAATGAAATGTTGGCAAAAGGTTTTACAGAATCTGACAATCCAGATTTTAAAGTAAATGCAGTTTCTATCTTAAAAAACAAAACTTCAGTTAGTTCTAATACCAATTTTTATGGATATGGAGGAATGTATCGTCCTTACGGATATTGGGGTGGAGGAGCTATGATGGGCGGTGCTAATACAACATTTAATACTTACGATTATGTTGACGGCTCGCTAGTAATTGATGTTGTGTCAACAAAAACAGGTAAATTAATTTGGCAAGGAGTTGGAAATTCCGAAATAGACAGTAAACCAGATAATCCAGAAGAGTTTATCAATGGTGCGATTAATAAAATCTTAGCCGGTTTTCCTCCCGGAGCAGAAAAAAAATAA
- a CDS encoding DUF6515 family protein yields MKLAILKNIKSWILVAVFVMMLMPESVTAQRFGHFTPHAVMPRPMPIRPMPHPTPINPGPRPIPPGPRPIPPGPRPIPPHPYPRPLPPPPPFHPYPVPFPYIYHPFVPYYWGPTWYPVGFFLTTLTTAAIVISVENNSYNYDDGVYYVKESDGYKVVPAPLGATIPELPKGYVTITVSGVDYYYYGGTYYIKDTTKYKVVTPPVGAVVTYLPEGAEEKNIDGQKYMVYNNVYYQPISKDGQDSYVVVQGK; encoded by the coding sequence ATGAAATTAGCGATACTAAAAAATATAAAATCATGGATTCTCGTAGCGGTATTTGTAATGATGCTTATGCCAGAATCTGTAACTGCACAACGATTCGGACATTTTACGCCACATGCCGTAATGCCTCGTCCGATGCCAATACGCCCCATGCCGCATCCAACACCAATAAATCCTGGGCCGCGACCAATTCCACCAGGACCAAGACCAATTCCGCCAGGACCGCGTCCAATTCCACCGCATCCATATCCGAGACCGTTGCCACCTCCGCCGCCGTTTCATCCTTATCCAGTGCCGTTTCCATACATTTATCATCCTTTTGTTCCTTATTATTGGGGGCCAACTTGGTATCCTGTTGGATTCTTTTTAACAACATTAACAACCGCAGCGATAGTTATTTCTGTTGAAAATAATAGTTACAATTATGATGATGGAGTTTATTATGTAAAAGAATCTGATGGTTACAAAGTAGTTCCTGCGCCACTAGGAGCCACCATTCCAGAATTGCCAAAAGGGTATGTTACGATAACCGTTTCTGGAGTTGACTATTATTACTATGGCGGAACTTATTACATAAAAGACACCACAAAATATAAGGTTGTAACTCCTCCTGTTGGTGCTGTTGTCACGTATCTGCCCGAAGGCGCTGAAGAAAAAAATATAGATGGACAGAAATATATGGTTTACAATAATGTATACTATCAGCCGATTTCTAAAGACGGACAGGATAGCTATGTAGTTGTACAAGGGAAATAA
- a CDS encoding DUF2092 domain-containing protein: MNRKFMLLIGFLIMAITTQSQTQRIDSAAVYILGRTTESLQYIKSCSFKAVMTYDIYNESLGLIKHSINEKVSMKFPDKMKITSSGDKGNRSLWYNGKTLYYYSFDNNTYAVTDAPKSVIQTIDETSKKFGIEFPAADFFYETFLDDLKSEQGTLMYLGKTIIDDKECFHIAGKDKNKSFQFWIGNDDNFLPIKMAIVYTNDKDKPQYEAVYKDWIVNPDFSDYMFEFSIPPKASKIKLQPREEKK, encoded by the coding sequence ATGAATAGAAAATTTATGTTACTAATTGGTTTTCTGATAATGGCAATTACAACGCAAAGTCAGACGCAACGTATAGATTCTGCTGCTGTTTATATTTTAGGACGAACGACAGAATCATTACAATATATAAAATCATGCAGCTTTAAAGCTGTAATGACTTATGATATTTATAACGAATCTCTAGGTTTAATAAAACATTCTATAAACGAAAAAGTTTCAATGAAATTTCCAGATAAAATGAAAATTACATCATCTGGCGATAAAGGAAACAGAAGTTTATGGTACAACGGAAAGACGCTTTATTATTATTCATTCGATAATAATACTTATGCAGTTACCGATGCTCCAAAATCGGTTATCCAAACCATTGATGAAACTAGCAAAAAGTTCGGTATTGAATTTCCCGCCGCAGATTTTTTTTATGAAACATTTCTGGATGATTTAAAATCGGAACAGGGAACATTAATGTATTTAGGAAAAACGATCATTGACGACAAAGAATGTTTTCATATTGCAGGAAAAGACAAAAACAAAAGTTTTCAATTCTGGATCGGAAACGATGATAATTTCCTGCCCATTAAAATGGCTATTGTTTACACCAATGATAAAGATAAACCGCAATACGAAGCAGTTTATAAAGATTGGATTGTAAATCCTGATTTTTCAGATTATATGTTCGAATTTTCGATTCCGCCAAAAGCTTCCAAAATAAAATTACAGCCGAGAGAAGAAAAAAAATAA